The stretch of DNA CATGAGGAGATGGCCCAAGAGAAACCTTCAGAACCCATTGCCGCTGAGAGTGAGCTCCTGTCTTCACAAAGCTCCAAGCAGCAAGACAGCCCACTAAGGAAGCTTTTCACGAGCAGCAGCATCAAGAAACTGTCCGGTAAGAAGGCAAAAGGCAAGAAAGGGGAGGCCAGAGCTAGGGACACGGACGACGAGACAAAATTGCAGTCTTCCACCGAATCCGAAGGCAGCCCCGATGGCCAAAAGCCAGACAGCCCGCCAACATTCCTGGAGGAAACGGGCGAGGGAATTGCAGCAGAAACGACGGAATCGGGTTTGTTGCACGCAGAGCAGGAGGACGCAAACGGCGGTGCtgatggggagaggaggaaggaacCCATCACTGCCTGGGCCTCCTTCAAGAAGCTGGTGACCCCCAGGAAACGACCCAAAGGGCCGTCGGAGAGCGACCGAGACGACGAGCAGAACGACAAGGTGAAGAGCGCCACCATCTCCTCTGCGGAGAGCACTGGCTCGGAGAAGCAAGAAGAACCCAAGTCCAATGGCGAGGAGCAGAAGTTGGAACGGAGCGTCGAGGACCCAAAAAAGAAAGCGGATGCCCCCGTGACTTGGGAAGCGCTGATCTGTGTCGGGTCTTCAAAGAAGAGGACGAGGAAACTGTCCGAGTCGGAGCTTCAGAAGTCAAACGAGGAGGCCCAAAGTCCAGAGGGAAATGGCCAAGCACAAGACAGTACTGAGGAGGCGAAAGTCAGCAGCCCACAAGCAACTGATCAGGAGCAAGGAGAAGCATCTCCGGAATGTGTTGAGAGTCCTGTGGAAGGTGAGGCTCCGGAAGGGGCCATCTCCACTTGGGAATCCTTCAAGAGACTGGTGACCTCCAGACGCAAGTCCAAGTCCAAGCTGGAAGAGCGCGTGGAGGAATCCGTGCCTTGCCCGGAAGCCGCTCTTCCGGAAGCCGAGGCTGCCAAGGACGAATCCTGGGTGTCTCTGAAGAAATTGATCCCGGGCAGAAAAAAGAAGAGGTCGGATGCTAAGCCCGAGCAACTTCAGGGCGAGTCCGTGGGTAAAGAGGCGGCATGGGCAGAGTTTGGAGGAAGCAAGAGCGAAGATGAATCGGAGACACCGGCAGTGGTGCCACTCACCGAGTACGCTGCGGTGGACGATGAGAGGGAGCACGAGGAGAGGCTGAGAGCAGGGCTCGAGGCGGTTCAGAAGGTGGATggagttatcaccacttctgatgCCGCTCAAACAGGGGAACTGGGCGGTGAGCCGACCGTCGCAGGGGAACATGGATCTCTGGAAGGCATCAAGAGCAGTGTGGACGAGAGGTCTCCGTCGTGGATTTCGGTGGTTTCGGATGTAATCAAGGAGGTGGTTGAAGATCAGGTAGCTGAGGAGGCCCCGGAGGCAAAGAAACAAACAGAAGATGGTCACAAGCCCATGTCGGTGGAAGAGGCAGGCGACATCGCACCAGATGAGGTGGCTGAGGAAGCTCAGGTGGTTCTCGCCAAGGGAGCAGCGGCAGTTGACCACCCGGCAGACGAGTCGTTCACTGAGGAGATGGTCTCGGCAGTCTCGCAGCTGACCGAGACGCCGGTGACGACTGCAGAGGGCACGCCCGTCCAAGAGGACGAGGCTGTGGTGAGCAGGCAAACCCAGGAGGTGCTGGAAGAGGCTGCGGAGAAGGTGAAGCTGGTCGGGTCCTGCTACCAGACGGCATGCAAGGCCAGCACGCAAGGTGCCGAATCGGAGCCGGAGATTCCCACCGGGAAAATCCCGTGCGAACAGGAGCCACTCGCTGCTCAGACACTGGCGGCAGAATGTGCACAGAAAGCAGCCGAACAGATCTCCGGACCAGCGATGACTGGGGCTCCCGCACCCGGCGATGTCCGGGATGGACCTGGTGAAGTGATCGTGCCAGTAGTGCAGCAGGGGACCGAGGCGGAGAGCAGCGCCCCAGCTGCAGTTGTGCAGGAGGTGGAAACACTTGCAGCACAGGCCGCCGCTCGGCCAGTGGCTGAGGTCGAGGAAATGTTGTCCGTGATCCACACGAACGCCGTGACCCACGAGAGCACGACAACCACAACTATGAGCAAGGGCGTGGCCGTGAGAACCGAAATAGTGGAAATTGTACTAGTGCAGACCTCAGGGACTGGTCACGGAGTGGACGTTGAGGAACCAGAGGTTGCTGGGGTGCAGTCTGTCAAAGCCACTGAGGAGGGAGATCAGACAGAACACCAGACAACTGATGTTTCACCTCCACAGGTGGAGAAGACCGGAGCAGAGCAAGTCGTGGAAAGCGGAGAGACTGAGGTAATCCCAGACCCAGTCACCAGGGATGAAGAGGCAGCAACGGAGCAAGTGGGTGACGTGACTCCAGGTGATGCTGAACAGGAAGGAATAGGAAAGGTTGAAGTCGTTGAAAATGCTCCAGAGATGGGAGCGGAGAAGATCTTGGGCGAAGGCTCGGAGGATGCAGGTGTCCAGGAGGTTCAGCAGGTACAGGAACAGAGTGCAGAAGCCCCAGCAAAGGTTGAAGAGGGTGTGATTGAGACGGTATTTGTTGAAGAGACTAGGCAAATCGTGGAGCCAGTGGACATGAGAGCAGTCGAGATAAGTGAAGAACACATTGAGGTTACTCCATCAAGTGTGACTGGGGTTCTACATGGTGAAGAAACCAACCAAATCACTGCAGTGGAAGGGAGCGAGACCAAGAGTTGTGCAGAGCCTCTTGAAACCATTTCAGCAGTGGGAGTGACCGAGAGGGTGTGTGGTGAAGAGACCACTGAACTCGCTCCAGTGGGAGTAACAGAAGCTCTATTGGGTGAAGAACCCATTGTAAACGCTCCGGCTGTGGGAGTAACTGAAGTGCGGAGTAATGAAGAAACAACTGAACTCACTCCGGTGGGAGTAGCTGAGGCTCAATTAGGTGAAGAACCCATTGAGATCACTCCAGCAATCGGAGTGACAGATGTGATGTTCACAGAAGTCAATAAAACCAGTCCGGATGAAGCAGCAGAGGGGGTGTGCAGTGAAGAGACGACTGAGATCACTCTGGTGGGAGTAACTGAGATGATAGTTGGTGACGAACTTGCTGATATCAGCCAGAGAGTGACGCAGGTGGGATACAGCGAGGAGACCTCTGAAATCACCACAGCCGTTGTCTCGGAGGCACTACCTTGTGAAGAGCCCGTCAAAATCTTTCCAGCAGTCAGAATGATGGAGGCCGTGTGCAGTGAAAAGCCAATAGAACTCCCTCCAGTTGGAGCTACTAAGATTGTATCCGGTGAGGAGCCTGCTGAAATCACTCAAGTGAGCGCGGCTGAGGTTCTATCTGAAAAGACGATCAAAGTCACTTCTGCCGATCCATCTGAAGTTTTAGATGGTGAGGAGAAGATGGACATTGCCCCAGTGGGAGTAACCAAGGTGTGTGCTGAAGAGACCACTGAAGTTACACCAGTGGTGGGAGTGGATGTGGCGTGTAGTGAAATGGCCCAATCTGCTCCAGTGGAGGTGAGCGTAGAACAGAGGAAGAGTGACCTTGAGGAAGGAGGAGAAGATAAAGCTTCGCAGGAGGGGGCTAGTGAGAGAAACGAAGAGGAAGTACAACAGGTAATCATCTCTGAAGTAGTTCAGGAGCAGTTTGTGGCCGTTGAGATCCTACAACAGACTGTGGAAGTCCAGCAGGATCAGCGAGTTGTCGCAGAGAAGCTGGAAACGAGAATGGAAGAGGCCGTCTGTGAAGGGCTTGCTGAGGAGCAGAGAGCTCAGGAACCTCCTGCTGATGTAATGGGTTCAGCCCCACAAATCCTATTGCCCACTAGCATTGAAGGACCATGCAAAGAAACAAACAAAAGCGCCATAATTAAAGTTGCAAGCGTTGATGTGACCAGTGAAACTGTCTGTGATGTGCTGGAAGGTGTGAAGTCCGTGCAGCCCAAAGTTGAAGAGACTCTCCTTCCCTCTGAAGAAATGGACACTGGGTTGGTTGAGGTGTCCCGAGTTTGCTGTGAAACCCCTCCAAGGGAGAAGCCTGAAGAACTACTCGTGGAAATGGCCACAACAGAGACGGCAACCAAACAAGTTGAAACGGAAGTAACTAGCGAGCCACTGAACATGATCAACGGAGGTGAAAGTAGGAGCCCGGAGCAGGCTACAGGTGGAGTGGAGAGTAAGCTGCCCTCCCAGGGCAAGGACAAACCAGCACAGGGCGAACTCCAGTCCCCTGAAAAGATGCAATTTACAGCTGATGACCTTATCCAAAGTGACATGCTATCCGTGATAGTCCCCAATGTTCAAAATATGGCTGCTTCTATACTACTTAAAAACACTGAGTCGTCGGTCAAACCACAGACTAAGGTGGAGTACAGTCACGCAACTGTCAAATTAATTACTGAAACAATCTGTCCAACTGTTGAGAGTGCCCCCAAAGTCACATTACACGCTGCTATTACTGATGAATGCCGACTTATACAGAACGAGACGGTGACTGCAATGGAGGACCTACCTATAGATAATAGTTCGGAGTCTTGTGAGGAGACTTTCATGGTGACTGCACTTTCTGTGAAGGAGGGGGTCATCACGGAGACGCTAACAACTACAGCGGCAGAGATTCCCGAGCAGTGTGTTGTGGATCGGGGCGTGCTTCTATCTGAGGACGTTAATCAAACTTCAATAGCAGTGACTGCGGCTGTCTTAGTGGAGTCTGCAATAGAAATGGCCTCGGGCTACGTGTCGGGCAGTGCCGATGGCTCTGAGATGGGCTCAACACTCGACGGACAAATGGTCAAGAGCTTTGTGAAAGAACAACTTGAACATCAGCCGGCTGACTGCaaaatcaaagaaaatgttgCACAGATATCGGAGTGTTTGGAAGCGCAGAACGAGGGAGAAGCAAGTCAGGCTCTGGCAACTGAGCAGCTGAACATGCAAACTGCTCAGGCTTTCAGTCAAGATGCTCTGGTAGTTCAGATGCAAGGACAAGAGAGTACAAAGAAGAAGGAAGATTTACCAGGGCCACAAAAGGATCTGGCGATTGAAGGAACATGTGAAGTGGTTGATCACATATTGCAAACTTCAGGAAGTAAGGGCATTGAAGGAGAAGGAAAAGTTGTAATGCAGTCAGTGGAGGTGGTATCCGAGACGACTGTAAGAGGTGATCAGGTGCCAATTGAGACTGAAACTCTTATATCAGTGCAGACTAAGCAAGCAAAGGAATTGTCTGATGGTACTTCAGACAATATTTCAGTCTCTATAGATGTGATCAAACCTGAAAGTTGCTTTTCCTTGGAGGAACATGAAAGAATATTTCATGCTACGGAAGTGGTAGAGAGAATCAAACTCGAAACAACCCAACAAATAGCTGAAGAGCAGACACTGCTAAATGAAAACCTGGCTGCAATTGAGGTGGAAACAATGGTTCTAATAGAGGGCAAAGAGACGGGCCAAAATCAGACGCCGGGGACAAATGAAAAGAAAACCCAGGAAGTGGAGGCGAAGCCAGCTGCTTCCGAATTTGTAAAAGATGCAGCGGAGAAAACACCTTCTTGAGGCAAGTGAAGCTCGTATTATGGAAAATAAATCTTGATGCATTTCGGATTCATTTTTTGCCCACTAAACTTTTTCACACGACGATAGATTGGTAAATGATTCCATCGTTGTGCAGCTCAAACTCTATGGGCATAAGGGGACTattttagatgggacatctttgtcggcattgatgagttgggccgaagggcctgttttgtgctgtatgcctctgactctaaagtctaaattgaacTCCAAATTTAAACTCGTATCTTTCATTAAACTCCAAATTCCCTATCAGTTAAACAGAATTTCAACAGGCTTGAATccgttttttaatttaaaatttagaTTGAAGCTTGTTATCTTTTACATTGGGCATCCCAGAAAACTTTGTAGCAATTAAGGTATGTATGTGCCAAGATATTTTAAGTTGTATTTAACACAATGTAAATGAATGTTGATATTGGAAGGTTTCACAAATGTAACAGAAGAATGACCACACAATTTGGCGGAATAGATATTAGTTCCAAAGGAGAACTGACCTGTTCTTTGAACAGTGCCCTATGTTctattacagtaaaccctcattattatGGACCTCTCTATAAGGGATTTTGGTTAGAGCAGGCGGACCTACCGACCTTTCCACCAGGCCAGGCTGCCGCGCCACCCCTAGCTCGCACCGCCTTCCCGGCTTATTCCCGGCCATTCCTGCCATCGCCAACCTGCATTCCAGCTGCCCGCAGGCAACTACCAATGAGTTCGCTGATCCTCGCCTTCCCCGTGACCAGTAGcagcctggattccaggcccagttccagacctaGAActtgaaggatctcaacccaaaatgtcacctatcctatgttctccagagatactgccagatctgctgagttactccagcactctgtccttttgtgtattaaccagcaccagCGGTTCTTTCTACTACTTGCACAATGATACTCTATCACCCGGTATCCCTTACTTGGTTAAAGCAATCAGCCATCCAACACACCCCAGgtctgttataacgagggtttactgtacatttGTTGGTGTGACAGAGTGAAGCTTCTATTTAAAATCTATTTGGATAATCTATTTTAGTGCTAAAGTCTGGATTATGTTTGGaagagtcggaattatactcacagatataggcccttcagcccaacacatccatgctgaccatggtgCTCAATCTAATCGAGTTCCATTagcttgtatttggcccatatcctttaaacctttctcatctaccgtatttcccggcaatgaagacgcacctgcgtcaaaaacgcacccccattttgagttgctaaattttgacaaaaggctggcgggacaggatcaagtgtTTTGTTTAGtcaaggggtcggcaacctttttgCATTTTTTTCCACCCATGTTTGTGAGcgcatggcgggccacatctatcgccatagttaataaatggaggtaataatacatactaactaaattagtaattagtaaCAATTCGTACTAATAatataaattagtaataatacatacttatAATATAGTTTTCacatttttcaattagttttctgcagttcccagatccctcgcgtccccaggactagctgcagttcccaggttgcctgcgagtcccgggactagctgcagttcccaggtcgcctgcaaaccccaggtccatctgcagttccgctgtccggtcccggcacccgcatgcagccacccgagctactgagtgagttgctggcatgatccccgaccccctccttctcaacgcaccgccctccccgcaactttacccctggcggcccagccgtgctaacccgggccagactccctacACACTGCAGTAGGAACtcttcttccttcccccccccagcagtgctgtccttttacagccgctgtactgagtgatagccaagtctatctttctggctaacaatctaacctttagcctccaagacgcaggtagatTTTCAGGCCATATTTTAGGGaataaaatagcgtcttcattgccgagaAATATGGTATGTACCTATTCAAATGCTTTTAATTGTTGAGTACTTGAACTTTTCATTGTTTGATTTGGCAGAAAGTTATATTGCTATAATTTTCAAATCTTACACCTGCTAGGTAGTCTTCACACCAAGTCATTGTCCCCTTAATATCACCTGCAGTTACCAAAATTGCTTATGTTTTTAGCTTTTTTTGGAATTTGGGCGTTGCTGGCGAGGCTAGCTTTTATTACCCTGAAGAAGGTGGCACTGAGCTGCCGCAGTCCTTCTGCTGGAAGTGCTTCCACTGTGCTTTTGAGGAGGGATTGCCAGAGTTTTGAATCGGAGCCGATAAAAAGATGGTTGATATTTTTGGAAAGGATGACGCAGAGGAGTACTAatgaagtatctatctatctacctctctgccttaaaaatatccactgacttggcctccacagccttctatggcaaacctgctatccatgccagTATCTGCCCTTTAatgccgtgggctctcatcttccttaacaGCCttatgtgtggcaccttatcaaaggctttctgaaaatcaacatctactgactctcctttgtctgtcctgctatttacctcTTCTAAGAATTTCCCGCAAATTTGataagcaagacctccccttcacaaagctatgctgactacggcctattttatcgtgaacctccgtaatctcatcctttataatggactctaaaatcttaccaaccaccaaagtcagactaaccggacaatagttcccactattctgccctGATCACattttgtgcagcggggtaatattggcaattttccaattatctgggaccactcctgactccTAAAATATCACGATCAATGCCCCCGCCccaaatctctaaagccacctctttcagaaccctaggatgcagtccaggtgacttatccaccttcacagcctttcagcttcccaagcagttTCTCCCtagtagccactccactaacttccatcccgactctcttgaatttcaggcatgttgctggtgtcttctactgtgaagactgatgcataaAAGTAATTCAACTCCTTTGCCATGTCTTTATTCCACATTACCACTTCTCCATCATTCTCCAGCAGTCCAACCACAagagtccactcttgcctcttctctttatataactgaagaaactcttttatattattggctagcttaccttcatatttcatcttttctccccgtattgtctttttagttaccaTCTTGCTCATAAAGTttccaaatcctctggcttcccactaatctttgctatgttatacaccttttcttttagttttatactgtccttttcttcccttgtcagccacggttgcctctttctccccctagaatctttcttcctctttggaatgaaaagatcctgcatcttccgaataattcccagaaattcctgctagagaagttccaccgtcatccctgctagggtccccttCCAGTCCACATCAGCATTTTCTCTATGCCTCCCCAATTCCTGCAGAAATGTCCAGCTCCTGCAAGCCCTTCCCAGTGGCTTTCGTTTCACTTctgccatcgggaaaaaggtatAGGAGCTGGAAAACTAATGTCCGGGTTCAGGAGCAGGTTCTTCCCAACCATTAAATACTATAACTTCCAACTAAGCTCTGAACTTCATAGACTTGGGgagattgtttttgtctttgcactattattgtttgtttttttacatATACCAAACCTTTTTATTATGGTGTTTGCAGAGTACCATGTTttccatatctgttgtgctgctgcaagttaagAATTTTTCTTCAGCTTTGgggcatacgacaataaaacacttgaccctagtgtaggaaggaactgcagatgcaggtttacatcatagacacaaaatgctggagtaactcagagggacaggctccgagcaaaggtcttgacccaaaacatcacctttctccagagatgctgcctgacccgctgacttactccaacattttgtatctatcttcagtgtaaaccagcatctgcagttcctccttccaCAAGTTTTTCTCAGTTTGGAGCAAAATCATACTGACTTAAGTTTTCCTTTGCTTTCGAGTTGGTGTCAATTGTTAATTTGTCTTGGTTTTTGCATCTTGTGTAAATGTAGTATAAAGTCTGATCTGATGCAGCATTCAAGGTTGCTGTGACAATTGAATTGTGACTACTTTGTGAGACTAACATTTGCCTGTGAATGTATTTGCAGATTTCCAGACAATGGGAGAACTGAATGAGAAGCCAGGGAGACTCGGAGAATCTTGCTCTACTGTGACAAGACCAAGTACCACTGTCATGATGGTCCTGTTAATTGACAATCCTGAATCAATCCAAGAGCTTTACATACACTAATAATTATGTAACCTAATGTTTTTTGCTTTTAACCTGATCTGATGATAAATGCGACATGTGATGTTGAAGCACTGCTGCTTCTCCACGGCCTGCAGGTTCCATGTGGGGAAGGGAGTTGTAATCTGAGCATTCTGGGAATGGTTGCAGTATTTATTCACTAGATGAAAGACTcctttataaatattgcttaatgTGAAACTTAATTCTGAAAATACTGGTATTCTCATTGGTTTGATTAGAACACTGTGGAATGGTTTTTAAGTCCCCTTTAAATTGTTTAGGGCTTGGTTCTTGATGCTTGCCCAAATATTCAAGTAGAACAAACCTCT from Amblyraja radiata isolate CabotCenter1 chromosome 8, sAmbRad1.1.pri, whole genome shotgun sequence encodes:
- the akap12 gene encoding A-kinase anchor protein 12 isoform X1, which codes for MGAGTSVQESAGPSPPDSPGQEEEEMVKSQREASEQRPAEGVDGGKSVQNNGQISGMQGESEVQEAPDKKSEQLNGIQEEVPSREVGQGDPAVVSEGEEMEEMELNQEEVPIKSESGEPINAQEGGDLQEDTGEQAEDVQAAEIGFKKVFKFVGLKFTMKKEKPVKSEPVQLLTVTREENGRAGETGGESQQAVDGGTEANGSPIDEAEGSPPEILSPEIVEEKVVQEETKPPDAEEPPAAVETSGNAAETPAVDSPLKRFFKQGFFSGLRRKQSFKKAKDEPLIIGEKTEANGEQAVAAEAGGSGETERGPEAQPSTSQEAAEVLAVPAPEENRGGEEEFEDLTSELACVRVASEPPTMAESKTSETNEVGVPTENLVATDTGTGQVISSIGKSTEGAVIAESAAPKAATELQAQHEEMAQEKPSEPIAAESELLSSQSSKQQDSPLRKLFTSSSIKKLSGKKAKGKKGEARARDTDDETKLQSSTESEGSPDGQKPDSPPTFLEETGEGIAAETTESGLLHAEQEDANGGADGERRKEPITAWASFKKLVTPRKRPKGPSESDRDDEQNDKVKSATISSAESTGSEKQEEPKSNGEEQKLERSVEDPKKKADAPVTWEALICVGSSKKRTRKLSESELQKSNEEAQSPEGNGQAQDSTEEAKVSSPQATDQEQGEASPECVESPVEGEAPEGAISTWESFKRLVTSRRKSKSKLEERVEESVPCPEAALPEAEAAKDESWVSLKKLIPGRKKKRSDAKPEQLQGESVGKEAAWAEFGGSKSEDESETPAVVPLTEYAAVDDEREHEERLRAGLEAVQKVDGVITTSDAAQTGELGGEPTVAGEHGSLEGIKSSVDERSPSWISVVSDVIKEVVEDQVAEEAPEAKKQTEDGHKPMSVEEAGDIAPDEVAEEAQVVLAKGAAAVDHPADESFTEEMVSAVSQLTETPVTTAEGTPVQEDEAVVSRQTQEVLEEAAEKVKLVGSCYQTACKASTQGAESEPEIPTGKIPCEQEPLAAQTLAAECAQKAAEQISGPAMTGAPAPGDVRDGPGEVIVPVVQQGTEAESSAPAAVVQEVETLAAQAAARPVAEVEEMLSVIHTNAVTHESTTTTTMSKGVAVRTEIVEIVLVQTSGTGHGVDVEEPEVAGVQSVKATEEGDQTEHQTTDVSPPQVEKTGAEQVVESGETEVIPDPVTRDEEAATEQVGDVTPGDAEQEGIGKVEVVENAPEMGAEKILGEGSEDAGVQEVQQVQEQSAEAPAKVEEGVIETVFVEETRQIVEPVDMRAVEISEEHIEVTPSSVTGVLHGEETNQITAVEGSETKSCAEPLETISAVGVTERVCGEETTELAPVGVTEALLGEEPIVNAPAVGVTEVRSNEETTELTPVGVAEAQLGEEPIEITPAIGVTDVMFTEVNKTSPDEAAEGVCSEETTEITLVGVTEMIVGDELADISQRVTQVGYSEETSEITTAVVSEALPCEEPVKIFPAVRMMEAVCSEKPIELPPVGATKIVSGEEPAEITQVSAAEVLSEKTIKVTSADPSEVLDGEEKMDIAPVGVTKVCAEETTEVTPVVGVDVACSEMAQSAPVEVSVEQRKSDLEEGGEDKASQEGASERNEEEVQQVIISEVVQEQFVAVEILQQTVEVQQDQRVVAEKLETRMEEAVCEGLAEEQRAQEPPADVMGSAPQILLPTSIEGPCKETNKSAIIKVASVDVTSETVCDVLEGVKSVQPKVEETLLPSEEMDTGLVEVSRVCCETPPREKPEELLVEMATTETATKQVETEVTSEPLNMINGGESRSPEQATGGVESKLPSQGKDKPAQGELQSPEKMQFTADDLIQSDMLSVIVPNVQNMAASILLKNTESSVKPQTKVEYSHATVKLITETICPTVESAPKVTLHAAITDECRLIQNETVTAMEDLPIDNSSESCEETFMVTALSVKEGVITETLTTTAAEIPEQCVVDRGVLLSEDVNQTSIAVTAAVLVESAIEMASGYVSGSADGSEMGSTLDGQMVKSFVKEQLEHQPADCKIKENVAQISECLEAQNEGEASQALATEQLNMQTAQAFSQDALVVQMQGQESTKKKEDLPGPQKDLAIEGTCEVVDHILQTSGSKGIEGEGKVVMQSVEVVSETTVRGDQVPIETETLISVQTKQAKELSDGTSDNISVSIDVIKPESCFSLEEHERIFHATEVVERIKLETTQQIAEEQTLLNENLAAIEVETMVLIEGKETGQNQTPGTNEKKTQEVEAKPAASEFVKDAAEKTPS
- the akap12 gene encoding A-kinase anchor protein 12 isoform X3 — translated: MPGALAATVGQGDPAVVSEGEEMEEMELNQEEVPIKSESGEPINAQEGGDLQEDTGEQAEDVQAAEIGFKKVFKFVGLKFTMKKEKPVKSEPVQLLTVTREENGRAGETGGESQQAVDGGTEANGSPIDEAEGSPPEILSPEIVEEKVVQEETKPPDAEEPPAAVETSGNAAETPAVDSPLKRFFKQGFFSGLRRKQSFKKAKDEPLIIGEKTEANGEQAVAAEAGGSGETERGPEAQPSTSQEAAEVLAVPAPEENRGGEEEFEDLTSELACVRVASEPPTMAESKTSETNEVGVPTENLVATDTGTGQVISSIGKSTEGAVIAESAAPKAATELQAQHEEMAQEKPSEPIAAESELLSSQSSKQQDSPLRKLFTSSSIKKLSGKKAKGKKGEARARDTDDETKLQSSTESEGSPDGQKPDSPPTFLEETGEGIAAETTESGLLHAEQEDANGGADGERRKEPITAWASFKKLVTPRKRPKGPSESDRDDEQNDKVKSATISSAESTGSEKQEEPKSNGEEQKLERSVEDPKKKADAPVTWEALICVGSSKKRTRKLSESELQKSNEEAQSPEGNGQAQDSTEEAKVSSPQATDQEQGEASPECVESPVEGEAPEGAISTWESFKRLVTSRRKSKSKLEERVEESVPCPEAALPEAEAAKDESWVSLKKLIPGRKKKRSDAKPEQLQGESVGKEAAWAEFGGSKSEDESETPAVVPLTEYAAVDDEREHEERLRAGLEAVQKVDGVITTSDAAQTGELGGEPTVAGEHGSLEGIKSSVDERSPSWISVVSDVIKEVVEDQVAEEAPEAKKQTEDGHKPMSVEEAGDIAPDEVAEEAQVVLAKGAAAVDHPADESFTEEMVSAVSQLTETPVTTAEGTPVQEDEAVVSRQTQEVLEEAAEKVKLVGSCYQTACKASTQGAESEPEIPTGKIPCEQEPLAAQTLAAECAQKAAEQISGPAMTGAPAPGDVRDGPGEVIVPVVQQGTEAESSAPAAVVQEVETLAAQAAARPVAEVEEMLSVIHTNAVTHESTTTTTMSKGVAVRTEIVEIVLVQTSGTGHGVDVEEPEVAGVQSVKATEEGDQTEHQTTDVSPPQVEKTGAEQVVESGETEVIPDPVTRDEEAATEQVGDVTPGDAEQEGIGKVEVVENAPEMGAEKILGEGSEDAGVQEVQQVQEQSAEAPAKVEEGVIETVFVEETRQIVEPVDMRAVEISEEHIEVTPSSVTGVLHGEETNQITAVEGSETKSCAEPLETISAVGVTERVCGEETTELAPVGVTEALLGEEPIVNAPAVGVTEVRSNEETTELTPVGVAEAQLGEEPIEITPAIGVTDVMFTEVNKTSPDEAAEGVCSEETTEITLVGVTEMIVGDELADISQRVTQVGYSEETSEITTAVVSEALPCEEPVKIFPAVRMMEAVCSEKPIELPPVGATKIVSGEEPAEITQVSAAEVLSEKTIKVTSADPSEVLDGEEKMDIAPVGVTKVCAEETTEVTPVVGVDVACSEMAQSAPVEVSVEQRKSDLEEGGEDKASQEGASERNEEEVQQVIISEVVQEQFVAVEILQQTVEVQQDQRVVAEKLETRMEEAVCEGLAEEQRAQEPPADVMGSAPQILLPTSIEGPCKETNKSAIIKVASVDVTSETVCDVLEGVKSVQPKVEETLLPSEEMDTGLVEVSRVCCETPPREKPEELLVEMATTETATKQVETEVTSEPLNMINGGESRSPEQATGGVESKLPSQGKDKPAQGELQSPEKMQFTADDLIQSDMLSVIVPNVQNMAASILLKNTESSVKPQTKVEYSHATVKLITETICPTVESAPKVTLHAAITDECRLIQNETVTAMEDLPIDNSSESCEETFMVTALSVKEGVITETLTTTAAEIPEQCVVDRGVLLSEDVNQTSIAVTAAVLVESAIEMASGYVSGSADGSEMGSTLDGQMVKSFVKEQLEHQPADCKIKENVAQISECLEAQNEGEASQALATEQLNMQTAQAFSQDALVVQMQGQESTKKKEDLPGPQKDLAIEGTCEVVDHILQTSGSKGIEGEGKVVMQSVEVVSETTVRGDQVPIETETLISVQTKQAKELSDGTSDNISVSIDVIKPESCFSLEEHERIFHATEVVERIKLETTQQIAEEQTLLNENLAAIEVETMVLIEGKETGQNQTPGTNEKKTQEVEAKPAASEFVKDAAEKTPS